The genomic interval TGCCCACGCTTCGGCGATTCGCACCCTGATGGCTGCAGCCAGTGGCAAGGAGAAGAAGCGCTACATCCTCGAGATCATCGAGTACTAGCACTGCCGCCCCGGGTACGATTTCGTATCTCCCTGTTACGAACACGGTACTGTGGGGAAGCGGCCACAATTGATCCCCGGCCGGAATTTTCGAGCCGGAGTGGGGCGCTGCACGCTGAGCTGCCGGTTGCCGATACTGGGCACGAGACTTGCCTAGAAGGTCGTCACATGTCCAAAGCGTGAGCCCGGTCACCCGGCGTTCACCCATGGACGAAGGAGACGACGTGTCCGTGACCGCCGAGGAGCAATACAGACGGGGCCGGGATCTGCTTGCAGCGGGGCAATTTGCCGATGCCCTCGAGCATTTCCGGAATGCCCACAACCTCGATCAGGCAAACCCACGCTATCGGTCGTTCTATGGCCTGGGGTTGGCGCTGGTGGATCGACGCTTCGATCGGGCGCTCGAACTCTGCCGTTCGGCCGCGAAAGAGGAGTTCTTCAACCCGGAGCTCTATCACAACCTTTCGCGCGTTCACCTGGCGTTCGGATTCAAGGCCGAGGCGATCCGCTATCTCCGTCGGGGGCTGATGATCGACCCCAGCAACGAGGAGATGCTCAGCGAGCTCCAGAACCTCGGCATGCGACGGGCACCGGTGCTCACATTCCTGCCGCGTCGGCACCCCATCAACAGGCTACTCGGGCGCGTGTGCCGCTCATGGGTGCGACCGGGGGCTTTCCCGGTCCAACAGGCCGCCTGACCACGACGCGACCGGCTGAAACCGGCCCAAGCCAAGGCCCGCTCAGCCCCGCTGAGACGTGACTGGCTGGCGTAGAGCGGCGGCTGCAGAACACGAAAAGCTCGTATCGAGCGCCGAAAGCGGACTTTATCGCTTGCGCTTGTGACGCGCGCGCTTCAAGAGCTTCTTCTTCTTGTGCTTGCGCATCTTCTTGCGGCGCTTCTTGATGACGCTACCCACGCGGGCTCCTCGAGATCCGGAAGAGCGGGGA from bacterium carries:
- a CDS encoding tetratricopeptide repeat protein; this encodes MSPVTRRSPMDEGDDVSVTAEEQYRRGRDLLAAGQFADALEHFRNAHNLDQANPRYRSFYGLGLALVDRRFDRALELCRSAAKEEFFNPELYHNLSRVHLAFGFKAEAIRYLRRGLMIDPSNEEMLSELQNLGMRRAPVLTFLPRRHPINRLLGRVCRSWVRPGAFPVQQAA
- a CDS encoding AURKAIP1/COX24 domain-containing protein, which codes for MGSVIKKRRKKMRKHKKKKLLKRARHKRKR